A portion of the Stigmatella aurantiaca DW4/3-1 genome contains these proteins:
- the rnpA gene encoding ribonuclease P protein component — MTAEGSGPPPRDERFPKALRLLRRHEFLQVQGSGQKIPSDCLLALVKRNGRAHSRLGLTISSKVGNAVVRVRLRRLLRECFRKRRAQWPQGLDVVLVVRASANEAAFTEVSRAFDGVTRKLQRLFPAASGGGSS; from the coding sequence GTGACGGCCGAGGGCTCGGGGCCACCACCGAGGGATGAGCGGTTTCCCAAGGCCCTGCGCCTGCTGCGCCGTCATGAATTTCTCCAGGTCCAGGGCAGCGGTCAGAAGATTCCCTCGGACTGCTTGCTGGCCTTGGTGAAGCGCAATGGCCGGGCCCACTCCCGGCTGGGGCTGACCATCTCCAGCAAGGTGGGCAACGCCGTGGTGCGGGTGCGGTTGCGGCGCCTGCTCCGGGAGTGCTTTCGCAAGCGGCGCGCGCAATGGCCGCAAGGCTTGGACGTGGTGCTGGTGGTGCGCGCCTCGGCGAACGAGGCCGCCTTCACCGAGGTGTCTCGCGCCTTCGATGGTGTCACCCGCAAGCTGCAGCGGCTCTTTCCCGCTGCCTCCGGAGGGGGTTCTTCATGA
- the yidD gene encoding membrane protein insertion efficiency factor YidD gives MSPLAFLLALPIRFYRRFLGPLLPKVCRFHPSCSSYAMQALEKHGGLKGAWFITWRLLRCHPFHPGGFDPVP, from the coding sequence ATGAGTCCGCTGGCCTTCCTCCTGGCCCTGCCCATCCGGTTCTACCGGCGGTTTCTCGGACCGCTCCTTCCCAAGGTGTGCCGTTTTCACCCATCCTGCTCCTCGTACGCGATGCAGGCGCTGGAGAAGCACGGCGGCCTCAAGGGCGCCTGGTTCATCACGTGGCGCTTGCTGCGCTGCCACCCCTTCCACCCCGGCGGTTTCGACCCGGTGCCTTGA